From the Toxotes jaculatrix isolate fToxJac2 chromosome 15, fToxJac2.pri, whole genome shotgun sequence genome, one window contains:
- the LOC121194235 gene encoding gamma-crystallin M3-like: MTMGKIIFYEDRNFQGRSYETSSDCADMSSYLSRCHSCRVESGCFMVYDRTNYMGNQFFVRRGEYSDYQRMGMSDCIRSCRMIPMHRGQFRMRIYERENFGGQMHELMDDCDNMMDRYRMSDCQSCHVMDGHWLMYEQPHYRGRMMYLRPGEYRSFRDMGMSGMRFMSMRRIMDSCY, translated from the exons ATGACCATGGGCAAG atcATCTTCTACGAGGACAGGAACTTCCAGGGTCGCTCCTATGAGACCAGCAGCGACTGCGCTGACATGTCCTCCTACCTGAGCAGGTGTCACTCCTGCAGGGTGGAGAGCGGCTGCTTCATGGTCTACGACCGCACTAACTACATGGGAAACCAGTTCtttgtgaggagaggagagtacTCTGACTACCAGCGTATGGGCATGAGTGATTGCATCAGGTCTTGCCGCATGATCCCCATG CACAGAGGCCAGTTCAGGATGAGGATCTACGAGAGGGAGAACTTCGGTGGTCAGATGCATGAGCTGATGGACGACTGCGACAACATGATGGACCGCTACCGTATGTCCGACTGCCAGTCCTGCCACGTGATGGACGGCCACTGGCTGATGTACGAGCAGCCCCACTACAGAGGCAGGATGATGTACCTGAGGCCCGGAGAGTACAGGAGCTTCAGGGACATGGGCATGAGCGGCATGAGGTTCATGAGCATGAGGCGCATCATGGATTCCTGTTATTAG
- the LOC121194737 gene encoding gamma-crystallin M3-like: MHGKIIFYEDKNFQGRSYETSSDCADMSSHLSRCNSCRVESGCFMVYDRPNYMGQQYFLRRGEYSDYQHMMGFSDCIRSCRMIPMHKGNYRIRLYEMENFGGQMYELMDDCDNIQDRYHMSDCQSCHVMDGHWLMYEQPHYRGRMMYLRPGEYRSFRDMGYDGMRFSSIRRITDSC, from the exons ATGCACGGCAAG ATCATCTTCTACGAGGACAAGAACTTCCAGGGTCGCTCCTATGAGACCAGCAGCGACTGTGCCGACATGTCCTCCCACCTGAGCAGGTGTAACTCCTGCAGGGTGGAGAGCGGCTGCTTCATGGTCTACGACCGTCCCAACTACATGGGTCAGCAATATTTCCTGAGGAGAGGGGAATACTCGGACTACCAGCATATGATGGGTTTCAGTGACTGCATCAGGTCCTGTCGTATGATCCCCATG CACAAAGGGAACTACAGAATAAGGCTATATGAGATGGAGAACTTTGGAGGTCAGATGTATGAGCTGATGGACGACTGCGACAACATCCAGGACCGTTACCACATGTCCGACTGCCAGTCCTGCCACGTGATGGACGGCCACTGGCTGATGTACGAGCAGCCCCACTACAGAGGCAGGATGATGTACCTGAGGCCCGGAGAGTACAGGAGCTTCAGGGACATGGGATACGATGGAATGAGATTCAGCTCCATCAGGCGCATCACTGACTCCTGTTAA
- the LOC121194721 gene encoding gamma-crystallin M3-like has protein sequence MSTTDMSMGKIIFYEDRNFQGRSYECMSDCADMSSYLSRCHSCRVESGCFMVYDRPNYMGNQYFMRRGEYADYMSMMGWSGGIRSCRMIPMYRGSYRMRIYERENFGGQMYELMDDCDNIMDRYRMSDCQSCNVMDGHWLMYEQPHYRGRMMYLRPGEYRSFRDMGMSGMRWMSMRRIMDMC, from the exons ATGTCCACCACTGATATGAGCATGGGCAAG attaTCTTCTACGAGGACAGGAACTTCCAGGGTCGCTCCTATGAGTGCATGAGCGACTGTGCCGACATGTCCTCCTACCTGAGCAGGTGCCACTCCTGCAGGGTGGAGAGCGGCTGCTTCATGGTCTACGACCGTCCCAACTACATGGGAAACCAGTATTTCATGAGGAGGGGCGAGTACGCTGACTACATGAGCATGATGGGATGGAGCGGTGGTATCAGGTCTTGCCGTATGATCCCCATG TACAGAGGATCCTACAGGATGAGGATCTACGAGAGGGAGAACTTCGGTGGTCAGATGTATGAGCTGATGGACGACTGCGACAACATCATGGACCGTTACCGTATGTCCGACTGCCAGTCCTGCAACGTGATGGACGGCCACTGGCTGATGTACGAGCAGCCCCACTACAGAGGCAGGATGATGTACCTGAGGCCCGGAGAGTACAGGAGCTTCAGGGACATGGGCATGAGTGGCATGAGGTGGATGAGCATGAGGCGCATCATGGACATGTGCTAG